The proteins below are encoded in one region of Arenibacter algicola:
- a CDS encoding substrate-binding domain-containing protein encodes MRFQSVFFLFIVVFISLFHSCSYRNDEAEIRIGFSQAMIADEWRQSMNNAMELQASLYPNVTLSISNADYNVENQIKQLKEFIAADVDIIIVSPIQSKPITPIVEEAMKAGIPVLVVDRKTDNQKYTAYVGADNIEVGRNAAKIIVSNLPDSLKVVEIRGLSGSSPAEERSLGFHQILDKFPSIEFMGTIQGDWEKESITGGFKELLQEMGPVDYVFVHNDRMALGAWEVARNLGIEDQIKIIGVDGLNGPNGGIQLVKEGVLNATILYPTGGDEAIKTALKILNDEIVPVNNILSTTVIDRFNAEIMQNQLNKINEQQTLLESQVTAVKRQKELYYSQNNILKIILGFSFIILGLAVYSIYSKIAIAKKNRQLELTNRKITVQRNQIEKIANEVKESNEARMNFFTGLSHEFKTPITLIMSSIESLRDWQRQKGFKTGFEVELIQNNSNRLLRLINNLLDFRKVEDQKFNVRASKTNIFKFSNNIFSEFKVEARKRGIKFNITSNNEDLELFIDRNLMDKVYFNLLSNAFKFTPDNGRIDIEILDNLDGSLVTIHFKDNGIGIPENELEFVFTPFFKGSNNRKNSSGVGLHLSKQFVELHLGKIEVKSHHGTEFIITLFKGDTHFNEDQIVVDPELVDTTLINFSDEISLDEGSVGLEGQNREEQHSILLIEDNRDLTFFLNNKLGSEYEMLISDGTDGLTMAYEHIPDVILCDVNLSDKSGFEICQILKSDLRTSHIPIILLTALSNKESFIKGLECGADLYLTKPFNYSILTQSIKSLLYNREKLRYYYTNNIHKIDQVHSFGDPEQLFVRQLNQQIKSNLDNTNFSVENLADALNISRVQLYRKVKAMLGISVSDYISNYRLEKAKSMLESTNYSISEIGYATGFSSPNYFSTAFKGKFGVTPGAYKKSL; translated from the coding sequence ATGAGGTTCCAAAGCGTTTTTTTTCTTTTTATCGTGGTCTTTATTTCTTTATTCCACTCCTGTTCCTACCGGAATGATGAGGCGGAAATAAGGATTGGGTTTTCCCAAGCCATGATAGCCGACGAATGGAGGCAGTCCATGAACAATGCCATGGAGCTGCAGGCTTCTTTATATCCCAATGTAACTTTAAGTATTTCCAATGCAGACTATAACGTTGAAAATCAAATTAAACAGCTTAAGGAATTTATAGCGGCCGATGTGGATATTATAATAGTCTCCCCAATACAATCCAAGCCAATAACTCCTATTGTGGAAGAAGCAATGAAGGCCGGCATCCCTGTATTGGTAGTAGATAGAAAAACGGATAATCAAAAATATACCGCTTATGTGGGAGCAGATAACATTGAAGTGGGCAGAAATGCAGCAAAGATTATAGTTTCTAATTTGCCTGATTCACTAAAAGTTGTTGAAATCAGGGGCTTGTCCGGATCTTCACCTGCAGAGGAAAGGAGTCTGGGATTCCATCAGATTTTGGATAAATTCCCGAGTATAGAATTTATGGGAACCATTCAGGGTGATTGGGAGAAAGAGTCCATTACCGGAGGTTTTAAGGAACTCTTGCAGGAAATGGGACCGGTCGACTATGTTTTTGTCCACAACGATAGAATGGCCTTGGGTGCCTGGGAGGTAGCCAGGAATTTGGGTATTGAGGATCAAATTAAAATAATAGGTGTCGATGGTCTTAATGGGCCCAATGGAGGTATTCAATTGGTGAAGGAGGGAGTGCTGAACGCTACCATACTATATCCTACTGGAGGCGATGAGGCCATAAAGACAGCCTTGAAAATCTTGAATGATGAGATTGTACCTGTAAATAATATCCTTAGTACTACAGTAATCGATAGGTTTAATGCAGAAATAATGCAAAACCAGTTGAATAAGATAAATGAGCAGCAAACCCTCTTGGAATCACAGGTTACCGCGGTAAAAAGACAAAAGGAACTCTACTATTCACAAAATAATATTTTAAAGATCATACTGGGGTTTTCCTTTATTATTCTTGGTCTTGCTGTTTATAGCATATATTCCAAAATTGCGATTGCCAAGAAAAATAGGCAATTGGAGCTCACCAATAGAAAAATTACGGTCCAAAGAAATCAAATAGAGAAAATCGCCAACGAGGTAAAGGAAAGTAATGAGGCCAGGATGAATTTTTTTACAGGGCTGTCCCATGAGTTTAAGACACCTATTACATTAATTATGAGTTCAATAGAATCCTTAAGGGATTGGCAAAGGCAAAAAGGTTTTAAAACTGGGTTTGAAGTTGAGCTGATTCAAAATAATTCCAACCGGCTGCTCAGGTTGATAAATAATTTATTGGATTTTAGAAAGGTGGAGGACCAAAAATTCAATGTTAGGGCTTCAAAAACAAATATTTTTAAATTCTCCAATAATATATTTAGCGAGTTTAAAGTAGAGGCCAGAAAAAGAGGAATAAAATTTAATATTACTTCAAATAATGAAGATTTGGAGCTGTTTATAGACCGGAATTTAATGGATAAGGTCTACTTCAACCTTTTGTCCAACGCCTTTAAATTTACACCGGACAATGGACGGATCGATATTGAAATTCTTGACAATTTGGATGGGAGTTTGGTAACTATTCATTTTAAGGATAATGGCATAGGTATACCGGAAAACGAACTGGAGTTTGTGTTTACACCTTTTTTTAAGGGTTCCAATAATAGAAAAAATAGCTCAGGAGTTGGCTTGCATCTGAGCAAACAATTTGTAGAATTGCATCTTGGTAAAATAGAAGTCAAATCCCATCACGGGACGGAATTCATTATAACCCTCTTTAAAGGGGATACCCATTTTAATGAGGATCAAATTGTGGTAGATCCTGAATTAGTGGATACGACCCTTATCAATTTTTCGGATGAGATTAGCCTGGATGAAGGCTCAGTTGGGTTGGAGGGCCAAAATAGGGAGGAACAACATTCCATTCTGTTGATTGAGGATAATCGTGATTTAACATTTTTTTTGAACAACAAATTGGGCAGTGAGTACGAAATGTTAATTTCAGATGGAACCGATGGACTCACAATGGCATATGAACATATTCCCGATGTTATCTTGTGCGATGTTAATTTATCCGATAAGAGTGGATTCGAAATTTGCCAAATTCTTAAGAGCGATCTGCGAACCTCTCATATACCTATAATCCTCTTGACCGCTCTAAGCAACAAAGAATCATTTATAAAAGGGCTTGAATGTGGGGCCGATTTATATTTGACAAAGCCCTTCAATTACTCCATCTTAACCCAATCTATAAAGTCGTTGCTCTATAATAGGGAAAAATTAAGGTATTACTATACTAACAATATCCATAAAATAGACCAGGTACATTCCTTTGGCGATCCAGAGCAATTGTTTGTGAGACAATTAAATCAACAGATAAAGTCCAATTTGGACAACACCAATTTTTCCGTGGAGAATCTGGCCGATGCCCTGAACATTTCTAGAGTTCAATTGTATAGAAAGGTTAAGGCCATGTTAGGAATAAGCGTGAGCGATTATATTTCCAATTACAGACTGGAAAAGGCAAAATCTATGCTTGAATCCACTAATTATTCCATTTCTGAAATCGGGTACGCTACAGGTTTTTCTTCACCAAATTACTTTTCTACTGCCTTTAAAGGCAAATTTGGGGTAACTCCCGGGGCCTATAAAAAATCTCTTTAA
- a CDS encoding sugar porter family MFS transporter — translation MKKILIWSITAALAGFLFGFDTVVISGADKKLQVLWGSSDVFHGTVVMAMALWGTVLGAILGGIPTNRLGRKKTLFWIGVFYTISALGSAFSNDPITFAFFRFLGGLGVGASTIAAPAYISEIAPAKDRGKLVGLYQFNIVFGILVAFLSNYLLSGIGENAWRWMLGVEAIPAIIYTLFVLSVPQSPRWLLTKLRNDEARNVLQLINPGQDVEKLMLEINQENENKVTGENIFIKKYRFPLILAFCIAFFNQASGINAFLYYAPRILEEAGLGESTALLSSIGIGVTNLLFTLLGIFLIDRFGRKQLMYLGSIGYIISLTLVSCAFFFDWEGMSVAIFLFLFIAAHAIGQGTVIWVFISEIFPNHLRGSGQSFGSSVHWILAAVIPSLIPVLFTSIGAGTVFAFFAFMMFLQLLFVAFVMPETKGISLEALSKSLTRSNSTVDETKLNIEKNK, via the coding sequence ATGAAGAAAATATTGATATGGTCAATAACTGCGGCTCTGGCCGGATTCCTGTTTGGATTTGATACGGTAGTTATTTCTGGAGCCGACAAGAAATTACAGGTATTATGGGGTTCCTCTGATGTGTTTCACGGGACCGTTGTTATGGCAATGGCACTATGGGGAACTGTATTGGGTGCAATTCTGGGAGGTATACCTACCAATAGGTTGGGTAGAAAAAAGACTCTTTTCTGGATAGGTGTTTTTTACACCATTTCAGCGTTAGGCTCAGCATTTTCCAATGACCCTATTACCTTTGCATTCTTTAGATTTTTGGGCGGATTGGGTGTTGGAGCATCTACAATAGCAGCTCCTGCCTATATTTCTGAAATAGCCCCGGCCAAGGACAGGGGTAAATTAGTGGGGTTGTATCAATTTAATATTGTCTTCGGAATATTGGTAGCCTTCCTTTCCAATTACCTATTAAGTGGGATAGGTGAAAATGCCTGGCGTTGGATGCTAGGAGTAGAGGCTATACCTGCCATTATTTATACCCTGTTTGTTTTAAGTGTTCCCCAGAGTCCCAGATGGCTATTGACCAAACTAAGGAACGATGAAGCACGAAATGTACTTCAATTGATAAATCCAGGTCAGGATGTCGAAAAATTAATGTTGGAAATAAATCAGGAAAACGAAAATAAGGTTACAGGGGAGAATATATTTATAAAGAAATACCGCTTTCCATTGATTCTTGCCTTTTGTATAGCCTTCTTTAACCAGGCTTCAGGAATAAATGCTTTTCTATATTATGCCCCTAGAATTTTGGAGGAGGCCGGACTTGGGGAAAGTACCGCCTTATTGAGCAGTATTGGTATAGGGGTTACCAATTTACTATTTACACTCTTAGGAATTTTTCTTATTGATAGATTTGGAAGAAAGCAATTAATGTACCTAGGATCTATCGGGTATATAATATCTCTGACCTTGGTTTCCTGTGCTTTTTTCTTTGATTGGGAAGGTATGTCAGTCGCTATTTTTCTGTTTTTGTTCATAGCTGCGCATGCCATTGGCCAGGGTACAGTAATCTGGGTATTTATTTCAGAGATTTTCCCCAACCATTTAAGGGGTTCTGGACAATCTTTTGGAAGCTCGGTACATTGGATTTTGGCTGCAGTAATACCTTCATTGATACCTGTTCTGTTTACCTCTATAGGCGCTGGTACAGTGTTTGCCTTTTTTGCTTTTATGATGTTTTTGCAATTGCTCTTTGTGGCCTTTGTTATGCCGGAAACCAAAGGTATTTCATTGGAGGCATTGTCCAAGTCCTTGACCAGATCCAATAGTACTGTGGATGAAACCAAATTGAATATTGAAAAGAATAAATAG
- a CDS encoding glycoside hydrolase family 32 protein has product MENYRLRLFVAILGLCVVLSCKDQGQKENVGNTSLSEVSLDTEEGLYRPNFHFTPKVGWMNDPNGMFHYNGYYHLYYQHYPDGNKWGPMHWGHAISTDMVSWKEQPIALYPDDKGYIFSGSAVVDLENTSGFGTGGQVPIIAIFTYHNMDIEKAKGIDVESQAIAYSLDEGLTWTKYSGNPVIQNPGIRDFRDPKVSWNEEHEKWVMVLAAQDKVMFYSSKDLKNWELLSDFGADFNKEIGTHGGVWECPDLFPIPVEGTDEVKWVLYVSVNPGGPNGGSATQYFIGDFDGAKFTMDKDFEAVLNKGQNHWIDFGKDNYAGVTFSNITSKDGGKFYMGWMSNWEYANEVPTETWRSAMTVAREVKLIKDSQSYRLAFDPVDEIDAYKGVKYKKENIAVEGELELINSEKVNLSRAAINFNIADIKKGGFTFKLGNKKGDELSFGYDSIDNEFFIDRSKSGQIGFSDTFSSKQSIAPRISSSEKLSGTILLDKTSIELFFDEGSTVMTEIFFPNAPFDTLSIETVNQDFILDSIEINELNIN; this is encoded by the coding sequence ATGGAAAATTATAGATTAAGATTATTTGTCGCCATTTTGGGTCTTTGCGTTGTTTTGTCCTGCAAGGATCAAGGGCAAAAAGAGAATGTGGGAAATACTTCCCTAAGTGAAGTTTCTTTAGATACGGAAGAAGGATTGTACCGGCCTAATTTTCATTTTACCCCTAAGGTGGGCTGGATGAACGATCCCAACGGGATGTTCCATTACAATGGTTATTACCATTTGTATTATCAGCATTACCCCGATGGCAATAAATGGGGGCCCATGCATTGGGGCCATGCCATCAGTACGGATATGGTAAGTTGGAAGGAACAGCCAATTGCTTTATATCCGGACGACAAGGGATATATTTTCTCCGGAAGTGCCGTTGTGGATTTGGAAAATACCTCTGGCTTCGGTACAGGGGGGCAGGTGCCAATTATAGCCATATTTACCTATCATAATATGGACATTGAAAAGGCCAAGGGAATAGATGTAGAATCGCAGGCTATAGCCTATTCCTTAGATGAGGGGCTTACATGGACCAAATACTCGGGTAACCCTGTTATTCAGAATCCTGGAATAAGGGATTTTAGGGATCCCAAGGTTTCTTGGAACGAAGAACATGAAAAGTGGGTCATGGTCTTGGCGGCACAGGACAAAGTAATGTTCTATAGCTCCAAGGATCTTAAAAACTGGGAGCTATTATCGGATTTTGGTGCGGATTTTAATAAAGAGATCGGAACACACGGTGGCGTTTGGGAATGCCCTGACCTGTTCCCGATTCCAGTAGAGGGTACCGATGAGGTTAAATGGGTGCTCTATGTAAGCGTAAATCCAGGTGGCCCCAATGGCGGCAGTGCCACACAATATTTTATTGGAGATTTTGACGGTGCAAAATTTACCATGGATAAGGATTTTGAAGCGGTCCTAAACAAGGGTCAGAACCATTGGATAGACTTTGGGAAGGACAATTACGCTGGCGTTACATTTTCCAATATCACCTCAAAGGATGGCGGTAAATTTTATATGGGTTGGATGTCCAATTGGGAATATGCCAATGAAGTGCCCACGGAAACTTGGCGCAGTGCCATGACTGTGGCCAGGGAAGTAAAATTGATAAAAGACTCCCAGTCCTATAGATTGGCTTTTGATCCCGTTGATGAGATTGATGCCTATAAAGGGGTAAAGTATAAGAAAGAAAATATTGCAGTGGAGGGGGAATTGGAACTCATAAATTCAGAAAAAGTAAATCTTTCACGGGCTGCCATTAACTTCAATATTGCAGATATCAAAAAGGGTGGATTCACCTTTAAACTCGGAAATAAAAAAGGGGACGAATTATCCTTTGGTTATGATTCCATCGATAACGAATTTTTTATCGATCGTAGCAAATCGGGTCAAATTGGTTTTTCAGATACATTTTCAAGTAAGCAGAGTATTGCGCCTCGAATTTCAAGTAGCGAAAAGCTTTCCGGGACTATTCTTCTGGATAAGACATCCATAGAATTATTTTTTGATGAAGGGTCAACGGTAATGACGGAAATTTTCTTTCCCAATGCACCATTCGACACACTTTCAATAGAGACGGTCAATCAAGACTTTATTCTTGATAGCATAGAAATAAACGAACTTAATATTAACTAA
- a CDS encoding SusC/RagA family TonB-linked outer membrane protein, which produces MKLKLLLLLMTFVPLGLLAQEQIKGTVTSQDDGMPLPGASVVVAGTTNGTTTDFDGNFTLDEVPSDATLSISYVGFLTMTVQVNGQTTFNIVLQPDAQMLDEVVLTGYTTERKADLTGAITVVELGPVEGQSLSSGNAMQALQGRVPGLFVEKSGNPNGTSSRILIRGVTTLGNNDPLYVIDGVPTVRQEVFSGLNPSTIESVQVLKDASASSIYGSRAGNGVIIVTTKNSTKAGGEEKYRVSVNSNISVQSEKKQRYDMLNSLQRGEALWRASVNDGADPAGGYGEIYNFDWNGDFNNPVLNSVTLQPFVGGDANVPAGDTDWQKEAYETGYVYNNEVSVSGGTDKSFHLINLGHLKNTGILKHTGYERFSGKLNSNFKLFNDKLKIGLNTAFTSSDETLASTDIGSAPTPALAISLAPTIPLFDSNGNYGGPLGAGYSDRNNPVLMQYLNRWDNTERTNIFGNVFAELQILDNLTFRTSIGLDFGDYKRKDIEPRVANGFVNRSNNRLILDTNKFTSVVFTNTLNYNLELGDHRFGLLVGAESIKNDFDSVTAIADGFAVETESYFVLDAATGARTNTGRSSGSSLLSQFGKLNYAFADKYLASVTVRRDGSSRFGEENRYGVFPAATLGWRISREDFFNDEGAVSDLKFRAGYGEVGNQSIGDLARFGLYESRYGPNQDQFVPDFFNQYYNVGTAYDLGGNNGGTLPSGFVSIQAANPALKWETTKEFNFGVDFGLFNNAVVGTFDYFTRETSDILITPPIASVIGEGQQRVLNGATTETKGWELSVAYSKTWDSGFSMAVSTNFGAFKDEITFLPEEVRAGFPGTAENSILGQSQFSIFGYKTDGLFQSQADIDASPAQVGARPGGLKFQDLNGDNVIDSDDRDFIGNTLPDLEYGIRLDLGYKNFDFSIFGSGVAGRIGQDPYIFWNNFTQGRENAGLGVLNAWTPTNTDTDIPSLSLAFNDQRTSDYLYRKNSYFKIRNLQIGYSLPEEMISKFWGMTGLRVYFQGENLFWFTPNDYIGSDPERTSVDNIPVPTVLSLGLNLNF; this is translated from the coding sequence ATGAAACTGAAACTCTTATTATTACTAATGACGTTTGTTCCTTTAGGGCTATTGGCCCAGGAACAGATAAAAGGTACTGTGACCTCCCAGGATGATGGAATGCCGTTACCAGGGGCCTCTGTGGTGGTGGCGGGTACTACCAATGGTACAACAACCGATTTTGATGGTAACTTTACATTGGATGAGGTGCCTTCGGACGCTACGCTTTCAATAAGTTATGTTGGTTTTTTAACCATGACGGTACAGGTAAATGGGCAGACAACTTTTAATATTGTATTGCAACCAGATGCACAAATGTTGGACGAGGTTGTGCTAACGGGCTATACCACAGAACGAAAGGCCGATTTAACCGGGGCCATAACCGTAGTGGAACTTGGTCCTGTGGAAGGTCAAAGTTTAAGCTCGGGTAATGCCATGCAGGCCTTACAGGGAAGGGTGCCTGGTCTTTTTGTTGAAAAGTCGGGTAACCCTAATGGTACAAGTAGCAGAATTCTAATTAGGGGGGTTACCACCTTGGGGAACAACGACCCCTTGTATGTAATAGATGGGGTGCCAACGGTTAGGCAAGAGGTTTTCTCGGGACTTAATCCCAGTACTATTGAATCTGTTCAGGTTTTGAAAGATGCATCAGCTTCTTCCATTTATGGTTCCAGGGCAGGTAATGGCGTTATCATTGTAACCACCAAGAACAGTACAAAAGCTGGTGGGGAAGAGAAATATAGGGTAAGTGTAAATTCTAACATTTCCGTACAATCCGAAAAAAAGCAGCGTTATGACATGCTGAATTCCCTACAAAGAGGTGAAGCATTATGGAGGGCATCCGTCAATGATGGTGCAGATCCAGCTGGGGGTTATGGGGAGATCTATAATTTTGATTGGAATGGGGACTTTAATAATCCAGTGCTAAACAGTGTAACGCTACAGCCCTTTGTTGGGGGAGATGCCAATGTACCTGCAGGCGATACAGATTGGCAGAAAGAAGCTTATGAAACGGGTTATGTGTACAATAATGAAGTTTCCGTTTCAGGTGGAACGGACAAGTCCTTTCATCTTATCAATTTGGGACATCTTAAGAATACCGGGATTCTAAAACATACAGGATATGAAAGATTTTCGGGGAAATTGAATTCCAATTTCAAATTGTTCAATGATAAATTGAAGATTGGCCTTAATACGGCTTTTACCAGCTCGGATGAAACATTGGCCTCTACAGATATCGGTAGCGCCCCAACTCCGGCATTGGCTATTAGCTTGGCGCCAACTATACCTTTGTTTGACAGTAATGGTAATTATGGTGGGCCTTTGGGAGCTGGTTACTCGGATCGTAACAACCCGGTTCTAATGCAATACTTAAATAGATGGGACAATACGGAAAGGACCAATATTTTTGGAAATGTATTTGCCGAATTACAGATATTGGACAATTTAACTTTTAGAACGAGTATTGGTCTTGATTTTGGCGACTATAAGCGCAAGGACATTGAGCCTAGGGTAGCCAATGGTTTTGTAAACAGGAGTAATAATAGGTTGATATTGGACACCAACAAATTTACCAGTGTTGTCTTTACCAATACCTTAAATTATAATTTGGAATTGGGCGATCATCGTTTTGGCCTGTTGGTGGGAGCAGAATCAATAAAAAATGATTTTGATTCGGTTACGGCCATCGCCGATGGCTTTGCGGTAGAGACCGAGTCCTATTTTGTATTGGATGCGGCTACTGGCGCTAGGACAAATACTGGACGTTCCAGTGGAAGTAGTCTGTTGTCCCAATTTGGGAAATTAAATTACGCTTTTGCGGATAAATATCTGGCTTCTGTTACCGTTCGTAGGGATGGTTCTTCACGATTTGGTGAAGAAAACAGGTATGGTGTTTTTCCGGCCGCAACTTTGGGTTGGAGAATTAGTAGGGAAGATTTTTTCAATGATGAAGGCGCGGTTTCGGATTTAAAATTTCGTGCCGGATACGGTGAAGTTGGTAACCAATCTATTGGTGACCTGGCCAGATTTGGTCTTTACGAATCAAGATATGGTCCCAACCAAGATCAATTTGTTCCTGATTTTTTCAACCAGTATTATAATGTAGGAACAGCATATGATTTAGGAGGTAATAATGGGGGGACATTGCCTTCAGGATTTGTTTCCATTCAAGCTGCGAACCCGGCGCTTAAATGGGAAACTACCAAGGAATTTAACTTTGGTGTAGACTTTGGACTTTTTAACAATGCAGTAGTAGGTACTTTCGATTACTTTACCAGAGAAACCAGTGACATCTTGATTACACCTCCAATCGCCTCAGTAATTGGCGAAGGACAACAGCGTGTTCTTAATGGGGCTACCACAGAAACAAAAGGATGGGAGCTTTCGGTGGCCTATTCCAAAACCTGGGACAGTGGATTTTCAATGGCTGTATCTACTAATTTTGGGGCTTTCAAAGACGAGATAACCTTTTTGCCCGAAGAAGTTAGGGCAGGTTTTCCGGGAACGGCCGAGAATTCTATCCTAGGTCAGTCACAATTTTCCATCTTCGGTTATAAAACAGATGGATTGTTCCAAAGTCAGGCCGATATCGATGCCAGTCCTGCACAAGTTGGGGCAAGACCTGGAGGATTGAAATTTCAAGACCTTAACGGCGATAATGTAATAGATAGCGATGATAGGGACTTTATTGGGAATACCTTGCCAGATCTGGAGTATGGAATTAGACTTGATCTTGGATATAAAAACTTTGATTTCTCCATTTTTGGATCAGGTGTAGCCGGAAGAATTGGTCAGGACCCTTATATTTTTTGGAATAATTTCACCCAAGGCCGCGAGAATGCAGGTCTAGGTGTTCTCAATGCATGGACTCCAACAAATACCGATACGGATATACCATCCCTGTCGTTGGCCTTCAACGATCAGAGGACTTCCGATTATTTATATAGAAAGAATTCCTATTTCAAAATAAGAAATTTACAGATAGGCTATTCTTTGCCTGAGGAGATGATTAGTAAATTTTGGGGGATGACCGGATTGCGCGTTTATTTTCAGGGTGAGAACCTATTTTGGTTTACCCCTAATGACTATATCGGATCAGATCCAGAGCGTACAAGTGTTGATAACATCCCTGTGCCAACTGTTTTATCATTGGGACTTAATTTGAACTTTTAA
- a CDS encoding RagB/SusD family nutrient uptake outer membrane protein gives MKRNKLYIIGVLVSFLFVSCDKDFLEYEPEGVLSNENVATADNAESLVVAAYAGIANDEMIGPLTHQWVYGSVRSDDAYKGGGGRSDVDVVDRYEQYNLTIPDFGDWMAPRTWTNYYKAISRANFALTVINDIPDEEYANKTLRQAELRFLRAHSHFMLKLLFKKIPYIIEGLSQEETAAISNDVSNDELWNTIAEDFIFAYNNLPQSQDEVGRADRNAAAAYMAKLRLYQAYEQNDQHQVTAINPARLQEVIDYADEVTAGLEADYGNNFLDGFDNGPESIWAAQFSINDGTKVSRVSFVTGLNSPHGSALYGCCGFHLASQNMVNAFRTDAAGLPLLDTFNDADIFTTLNGDGTVTPAVGLTVDPRLDHTVGIPGRPFKYRNTVNTTGDMVYNFSWARDPGVYGYFGNMKEQQAPDCSCYVKEGPFVGTSKNVDFIRYADILLFKAEALIQLDRWDEALPLINQVRARAAVSTQRQIDAGATDIYNIQQYTTFPDKDYAWKALKFERRLEFGMEGPRFFDLVRWGEAATVLNAYLAEEKTKRDFLSSAVFTAGRDEYYPIPQREIDFTGGLYTQNPGY, from the coding sequence ATGAAAAGAAATAAATTATATATAATAGGAGTGTTGGTTTCATTCCTTTTTGTCTCTTGTGACAAGGACTTTTTGGAATACGAACCTGAGGGAGTGCTGTCCAATGAAAATGTGGCCACTGCCGATAATGCAGAATCTTTGGTTGTTGCCGCTTACGCGGGAATTGCCAACGATGAAATGATAGGGCCCTTAACGCACCAATGGGTATATGGAAGTGTACGATCGGACGATGCCTACAAAGGCGGTGGAGGCCGAAGTGATGTTGATGTGGTAGACCGATATGAGCAGTACAATCTGACTATTCCCGATTTTGGGGATTGGATGGCGCCAAGAACTTGGACCAACTATTACAAGGCTATTTCTAGGGCTAATTTTGCGTTGACCGTGATCAATGATATACCTGATGAGGAATATGCAAATAAGACCTTAAGACAGGCCGAACTTAGATTTTTGAGAGCACATTCACATTTTATGTTGAAGCTTTTGTTCAAAAAAATTCCATATATCATAGAAGGTTTGTCTCAGGAAGAGACGGCTGCCATTTCCAATGATGTGTCCAACGATGAATTGTGGAACACTATAGCCGAAGATTTTATTTTTGCATATAACAATCTTCCCCAATCCCAGGACGAAGTGGGTAGGGCAGACAGAAATGCTGCTGCGGCCTATATGGCGAAACTTAGATTATACCAGGCCTATGAGCAAAATGACCAGCATCAGGTCACGGCCATTAATCCTGCCCGACTTCAGGAGGTAATAGATTATGCGGATGAGGTTACTGCTGGATTGGAAGCAGATTACGGCAATAACTTTTTGGACGGTTTTGATAACGGGCCAGAATCAATTTGGGCCGCTCAGTTTTCCATAAATGACGGTACCAAGGTGAGTAGGGTAAGTTTTGTTACTGGACTTAATTCTCCTCATGGATCTGCACTTTACGGATGCTGTGGTTTTCATTTGGCCAGTCAAAATATGGTAAATGCATTTAGAACCGATGCAGCTGGACTGCCCCTTTTGGATACTTTCAATGATGCGGATATTTTTACTACGCTAAATGGAGATGGTACTGTTACTCCAGCTGTGGGATTAACGGTAGACCCCAGGTTGGATCATACCGTAGGTATACCCGGACGTCCTTTTAAATATAGAAATACGGTTAATACAACCGGTGATATGGTTTATAACTTTAGCTGGGCCAGAGATCCGGGGGTTTATGGCTATTTTGGTAATATGAAGGAACAACAGGCGCCAGATTGCTCTTGTTATGTTAAGGAAGGACCGTTTGTTGGTACTTCCAAGAATGTTGATTTTATAAGATATGCAGATATTTTGCTGTTCAAGGCAGAAGCCTTGATACAATTGGACCGTTGGGATGAAGCTTTGCCTTTGATAAATCAGGTAAGGGCCCGTGCCGCCGTAAGTACCCAACGCCAGATCGATGCCGGTGCAACGGATATCTATAACATTCAACAGTACACGACCTTCCCTGATAAGGACTATGCCTGGAAAGCCTTGAAATTTGAAAGGAGATTGGAATTTGGTATGGAAGGACCACGTTTCTTTGATTTGGTAAGATGGGGTGAGGCAGCAACAGTGTTGAACGCTTATTTGGCCGAGGAAAAAACAAAGAGGGATTTCTTATCCAGTGCCGTTTTTACAGCTGGAAGGGATGAATACTATCCAATTCCTCAACGTGAAATAGATTTTACGGGTGGTCTCTATACGCAAAATCCTGGTTATTAA